Proteins found in one Leguminivora glycinivorella isolate SPB_JAAS2020 chromosome 4, LegGlyc_1.1, whole genome shotgun sequence genomic segment:
- the LOC125225184 gene encoding uncharacterized protein K02A2.6-like — protein sequence MSSQPLLTLEGLDLEGDRSSIGSKWEKWKRSLSIYLDAAEITKDVKKRATLLHFGGTSLQDIFYNLPGANVTAAENVDVYKTAVEKLDEYFLPKCNRVFERHMFRVIKQEDNEKFESFLVRLRKQAEKCSFDKTEDHLIDQITEKCHSAELRKKILTIGDSITLEKIITEANTLEVVNDQLQIYEDKTQSSLNTKQVNQEEVNSIYNKNSTKTKKEGPHGKLKPSCVRCGGKIHKEYKDCPASGKTCHACGKIGHFRQLCRSAGLKRKLNNQSSKKENKKARVEVDYVFNIDSDAIIDCILGGIKTEMLVDSGCKHNLISLEKWEVLKKLGAVAINQTPNPTKSLMAYGSHTPLNIKGSFETTMEANGRKENAIVYVIANGTQDLLGRETATRLGVLKIGADVNKVDEGVISQSFPKLKDVLVEIPIDENVQPVSQPYRRIPLPIQQKVESKIQELLDRDIIEEVNGPSRWVSPMVPIMKENGDLRLCVDMRRANAAILRENHPLPCMDKLLPEIGKAKYFSKLDIKDAFHQLELHPDCRHITTFITAKGLYRYKRLMFGICCAPEIFQKVLEKLLVKCDGVINFIDDILVFGEDEQQHDMRLEMVLKVIKENNIQLNEQKCIYKVKQVHFLGHELSKHGVKPLPKYMESITTFRLPITIEELQSFLGLVNYVNKWLPNLATRTEPLKELLRKKLGKKSDIRPYWTSEQDKAFTELKDALSKIQTLGFYDIKDKTQVIADASPVGLGAILIQTDSNGPRIIAYGNRTLTDCERKYSQTEKEALALVWSVEHFNIFLFGKKFDLITDHKPLEILFGSRSKPCARIERWVLRLQSYDYNVIYKPGKVNIADPLSRLCKLIGAQSAGGDEHIHQIVEEARPHAISMSAIIEASINDEEIRGVKNGVYEKEWHETVKGYKIFENELCFYGDILLRGNRIVIPQKLRKGVLDAAHEGHPGIVAMKGRLRSKVWWPRIDKDVENLVKSCKSCTLVGLPNPPTPLKRRELL from the coding sequence ATGAGCTCACAACCATTACTAACCCTGGAGGGGTTAGATTTGGAGGGCGATCGAAGTTCCATTGGCAGCAAATGGGAAAAATGGAAGAGGTCATTGTCTATCTACCTGGATGCGGCAGAAATAACAAAAGATGTGAAGAAACGAGCAACATTACTGCACTTCGGAGGGACAAGTCTTCAAGATATATTCTACAACTTACCTGGTGCAAACGTCACAGCTGCAGAGAATGTTGATGTATATAAGACAGCAGTAGAAAAACTTGATGAATACTTTCTTCCGAAGTGTAATCGAGTTTTTGAGCGTCACATGTTCAGAGTAATTAAACAAGAAGATAATGAAAAGTTCGAAAGTTTCCTGGTACGACTCCGGAAGCAAGCTGAAAAATGTAGTTTTGATAAGACAGAAGATCACTTGATCGACCAAATTACTGAAAAATGTCATTCAGCTGAGCTTCGAAAGAAAATTCTAACAATAGGTGACAGTATAACgctagaaaaaataataactgaGGCTAATACATTAGAAGTTGTAAACGACCAACTACAAATATATGAAGACAAGACACAGAGTAGCCTAAATACTAAACAAGTAAACCAAGAAGAAGTTAACTCTATTTATAACAAGAATAGTACAAAAACTAAAAAGGAAGGGCCTCATGGCAAATTGAAACCTTCTTGCGTTCGGTGTGGAGGTAAAATCCATAAAGAGTACAAGGATTGTCCAGCTTCAGGGAAGACATGTCATGCTTGTGGCAAAATAGGACACTTCCGCCAACTCTGCAGATCGGCTGGTCTGAAACGGAAATTGAATAATCAATCAagcaagaaagaaaataaaaaagcgAGAGTTGAAGTCGATTACGTATTTAACATTGACAGTGATGCTATAATCGATTGTATCCTCGGGGGAATCAAGACAGAAATGCTAGTTGATTCTGGTTGTAAACACAATCTTATTTCTCTAGAAAAGTGGGAAGTTTTGAAAAAATTAGGAGCTGTAGCAATTAATCAAACACCCAACCCAACCAAATCTCTTATGGCTTATGGCAGTCACACTCCACTCAATATCAAAGGGTCATTTGAGACTACAATGGAAGCAAATGGACGCAAAGAAAATGCAATAGTTTATGTTATTGCGAATGGCACGCAAGACTTGTTGGGCAGAGAAACGGCGACACGGTTAGGTGTTTTGAAAATTGGTGCAGATGTGAATAAAGTTGATGAAGGTGTCATATCACAATCATTTCCCAAGCTCAAAGATGTATTGGTAGAAATTCCTATAGATGAAAATGTACAACCAGTCTCACAGCCATATCGGAGAATACCTTTGCCTATCCAACAAAAAGTTGAGAGCAAGATCCAAGAGTTACTCGATCGAGATATTATTGAAGAAGTTAATGGACCTTCACGATGGGTTTCACCAATGGTGCCCATTATGAAAGAAAATGGAGATTTGCGGTTGTGTGTGGATATGCGTCGTGCTAATGCTGCAATTTTAAGAGAAAATCATCCATTACCATGTATGGATAAACTATTACCGGAAATTGGGAAAGCTAAATATTTTAGCAAACTTGATATCAAGGACGCTTTTCACCAGTTGGAATTACACCCAGATTGTAGACATATTACCACTTTTATAACAGCCAAAGGGCTCTATCGCTATAAAAGACTCATGTTTGGCATATGTTGTGCGCCAGAGATATTTCAAAAAGTACTGGAGAAACTTTTAGTTAAATGCGATGGGGTCATTAATTTCATTGATGATATTTTAGTTTTTGGGGAGGATGAACAACAACATGACATGCGTCTGGAAATGGTACTGAAAGTAATTAAGGAGAATAACATACAACTCAATGAGCAGAAGTGCATATACAAAGTGAAACAGGTGCACTTCTTGGGACATGAACTATCAAAGCATGGAGTGAAACCTTTGCCAAAGTATATGGAGAGCATCACCACCTTCAGACTTCCGATAACAATAGAAGAACTACAGAGCTTTTTAGGACTTGTGAATTATGTTAACAAGTGGTTACCCAATTTAGCCACCAGAACAGAACCTTTAAAAGAACTGTTAAGGAAAAAACTGGGGAAAAAATCTGATATCAGACCGTATTGGACAAGTGAGCAAGACAAGGCATTTACAGAGCTGAAAGATGCACTAAGTAAAATACAGACGTTGggattttacgatattaaagaTAAAACCCAAGTTATTGCTGATGCCAGCCCAGTTGGCCTTGGAGCAATTTTAATACAGACCGATTCAAATGGACCACGGATAATCGCCTACGGAAACCGGACACTGACTGACTGCGAAAGGAAATACAGTCAAACCGAGAAAGAAGCTCTTGCTCTGGTCTGGTCTGTTGAACACTTCAACATTTTCCTTTTCGGCAAGAAATTTGATCTCATCACAGATCACAAACCATTGGAAATATTGTTTGGATCAAGATCAAAGCCGTGTGCACGCATCGAGCGCTGGGTGTTGAGACTCCAATCATATGATTATAACGTGATCTATAAACCAGGAAAGGTGAATATTGCTGACCCGCTGTCTCGTCTATGCAAATTGATTGGTGCACAATCTGCAGGAGGAGACGAACACATACACCAAATTGTAGAGGAAGCCAGACCACATGCGATTTCGATGTCTGCCATTATTGAAGCTTCTATAAATGATGAAGAAATCAGAGGCGTAAAAAACGGAGTGTATGAAAAAGAGTGGCATGAGACTGTTAAAGGATATAAGATATTTGAGAACGAACTATGTTTCTATGGCGATATTTTACTTCGGGGGAACCGAATTGTCATACCTCAGAAATTACGGAAAGGAGTATTGGACGCTGCACACGAAGGCCACCCTGGGATAGTTGCTATGAAGGGCAGGCTCAGGTCCAAGGTGTGGTGGCCAAGAATCGACAAAGACGTAGAAAATTTAGTCAAGTCCTGCAAGAGTTGCACTTTAGTAGGACTGCCAAATCCTCCAACACCGCTGAAGAGACGCGAACTCCTTTAG